One part of the Roseomonas gilardii genome encodes these proteins:
- the lnt gene encoding apolipoprotein N-acyltransferase, with amino-acid sequence MLTNLPRFAARLHGWRLLAVSALLGALTALALPPLHLVPVLWLTLPGLLLLLDAAPGRRRALMVGWAWGWGFQLAGLYWITEAILVEADRLWWAVPLAVPALALPMGAFTILPALAAWASPPGWRRILAFAGAWTGAEMLKGWAFTGFPWNLLGSVWAFDALPVQGAAWIGAYGLSLATVLLACAPLLGRRGMAGALAGLACFGLLGAWRLRQDAPPDQPVTLVLVQGNIAQQLKWDPASRWAIFRRYLDLTKQGTARALETVPPGNRVVAVWPETASPFLLAQDPDARRYVADTLPPGGILLGGTDRAEFGPDRSLLAVYNSLVGMDSDGNLLGGYDKSHLVPFGEYMPLSGLLPLRVIRGGMDFSAGTGPVTLRLGGLPGFSPLICYEVIFPGAVVLPRDRPDWMLNITNDAWFGQSAGPYQHLAAARLRAVEEGLPLARAAQTGISAVFDSQGRERAHLGLGLMGTVTTALPGRLPPTLFSKTGLWGPGLLALLCFLAGFRRRGPKIPLVKPREVI; translated from the coding sequence GTGCTCACGAACCTGCCCCGATTCGCCGCGCGGCTCCATGGCTGGCGCCTGCTCGCGGTTTCCGCCCTGCTGGGCGCCCTGACGGCCCTGGCCCTGCCGCCGCTGCATCTCGTGCCGGTGCTGTGGCTGACCCTGCCGGGCCTCCTCCTGCTGCTCGACGCGGCGCCCGGCCGCCGGCGTGCCCTGATGGTCGGCTGGGCCTGGGGCTGGGGCTTCCAGCTCGCCGGCCTCTACTGGATCACCGAGGCGATCCTGGTGGAGGCGGACCGCCTGTGGTGGGCGGTGCCGCTGGCCGTGCCGGCCCTGGCCCTGCCGATGGGGGCCTTCACCATCCTGCCGGCCCTGGCGGCCTGGGCCTCACCGCCCGGCTGGCGCCGCATCCTGGCCTTCGCCGGGGCCTGGACCGGGGCGGAGATGCTGAAGGGCTGGGCCTTCACCGGTTTCCCGTGGAACCTGCTCGGCTCGGTCTGGGCCTTCGACGCCCTGCCGGTGCAGGGGGCGGCCTGGATCGGCGCCTATGGACTCTCGCTGGCCACGGTGCTGCTGGCCTGCGCCCCGCTGCTCGGCCGTCGCGGCATGGCCGGGGCGCTGGCCGGGCTGGCCTGCTTCGGCCTGCTTGGCGCCTGGCGCCTGCGACAGGACGCGCCGCCGGACCAGCCGGTGACGCTGGTGCTCGTGCAGGGCAACATCGCGCAGCAGCTCAAATGGGACCCGGCCTCGCGCTGGGCGATCTTCCGCCGCTATCTCGACTTGACGAAACAGGGGACGGCCCGCGCCCTGGAAACCGTGCCGCCCGGCAACCGCGTCGTGGCGGTCTGGCCGGAAACCGCGAGCCCCTTCCTGCTGGCACAGGACCCGGATGCCCGGCGCTACGTGGCGGATACCCTGCCGCCAGGCGGGATCCTGCTGGGCGGGACGGACCGGGCGGAATTCGGCCCCGACCGCAGCCTCCTGGCCGTCTACAACAGCCTCGTCGGGATGGATTCCGACGGAAACCTGCTGGGCGGCTACGACAAGAGCCATCTGGTGCCCTTCGGCGAGTACATGCCGCTGTCCGGCCTGCTGCCGCTGCGCGTCATCCGGGGCGGGATGGACTTCTCCGCCGGCACGGGGCCGGTGACGCTGCGTCTGGGCGGGCTGCCCGGCTTCTCGCCCCTGATCTGCTACGAGGTGATCTTCCCGGGGGCCGTGGTACTGCCCCGGGACCGGCCCGACTGGATGCTGAACATCACCAACGACGCCTGGTTCGGACAGTCGGCCGGCCCCTACCAGCATCTGGCGGCGGCGCGCCTGCGGGCGGTGGAGGAGGGACTGCCCCTGGCCCGCGCGGCGCAGACGGGCATCTCGGCCGTTTTCGATTCGCAGGGGCGGGAACGAGCCCATCTGGGCCTGGGCCTGATGGGGACTGTAACCACTGCCCTTCCCGGTCGTTTGCCCCCGACATTGTTCTCGAAAACGGGATTGTGGGGACCGGGCCTCCTCGCGCTCCTCTGTTTCCTGGCGGGTTTTCGGCGGCGGGGGCCGAAGATTCCGCTGGTCAAGCCGAGAGAGGTGATCTAA
- a CDS encoding hemolysin family protein, with translation MSEHTPAPGNGQNGQGERGGERGLLWWLGALTRKKEAESVRERFEALVDGSGEDGEPGEVPELDAAERLLLGNVLKLRGKTALDVMVPRADIVAMPENLTLQQAIELIQREGHSRLPVYRENLDDIVGMVHIKDVFAAVGHEAAFDLKAILRKPLFVAPQIPVLDLLLQMRMARIHLALVVDEYGGIDGLVTIEDLVETIVGDISDEHDEEELPQIVERPDGTLDVDARMPVEDFEARMGPILTPEEQHQDIDTVGGLVFTLAGRVPKKGELVSHPGSGLEFRVLESDPRRIRRLRVRRPLIDNPADTQQAAE, from the coding sequence ATGAGCGAGCACACGCCGGCCCCCGGCAACGGCCAGAACGGCCAGGGTGAACGTGGCGGTGAACGCGGCCTGCTCTGGTGGCTGGGGGCGCTGACCCGCAAGAAGGAGGCGGAAAGCGTCCGCGAGCGCTTCGAGGCGCTGGTGGATGGCAGCGGCGAGGACGGCGAGCCGGGCGAGGTCCCCGAGCTCGATGCCGCCGAACGCCTGCTGCTGGGCAATGTCCTGAAGCTGCGGGGCAAGACGGCGCTGGACGTGATGGTGCCGCGCGCCGACATCGTCGCCATGCCCGAGAACCTGACGCTGCAGCAGGCCATCGAGCTGATCCAGCGCGAGGGGCACAGCCGCCTGCCGGTCTATCGCGAGAACCTCGACGACATCGTGGGCATGGTCCACATCAAGGATGTCTTCGCCGCGGTGGGGCACGAGGCGGCCTTCGACCTCAAGGCCATCCTGCGCAAGCCGCTCTTCGTGGCGCCGCAGATTCCCGTGCTGGACCTGCTGCTGCAGATGCGCATGGCGCGCATCCACCTCGCCCTGGTGGTGGACGAGTATGGCGGCATCGACGGCCTCGTGACGATCGAGGACCTGGTCGAGACCATCGTCGGCGACATCTCCGACGAGCATGACGAGGAGGAGCTGCCGCAGATCGTGGAGCGCCCCGACGGCACGCTCGACGTCGACGCCCGCATGCCGGTGGAGGATTTCGAGGCCCGCATGGGCCCGATCCTGACGCCGGAGGAGCAGCACCAGGACATCGACACGGTGGGCGGGCTGGTCTTCACCCTGGCCGGCCGGGTGCCGAAGAAGGGCGAGCTGGTCTCGCATCCCGGCTCGGGCCTGGAGTTCCGCGTGCTGGAATCCGATCCGCGCCGCATCCGCCGCCTGCGGGTGCGCCGCCCCCTGATCGACAATCCGGCCGACACGCAGCAGGCCGCAGAGTAG
- the ybeY gene encoding rRNA maturation RNase YbeY, with protein MDPSSSSPGVARESFLADGHGSAEEPCIDVVVEDPRWHAAVPRVARLAQEAAEAALAEAGGAGGPVGGMVTVLLTDDRAVKRLNGLHRGKNKPTNVLSFPAEMPGLLGDIAVALGVVRREARAAGRPLHAHLAHLVAHGALHLAGYDHLHAGEARRMERAEARIMRRLALPNPWRGVA; from the coding sequence ATGGACCCGTCGAGTAGTAGCCCGGGCGTCGCCCGGGAATCGTTTCTGGCTGATGGGCATGGCTCCGCGGAGGAGCCATGCATCGATGTCGTCGTGGAGGACCCGCGCTGGCATGCGGCGGTGCCGCGCGTCGCGCGGCTGGCCCAGGAGGCCGCCGAGGCCGCCCTGGCCGAGGCCGGCGGCGCCGGCGGCCCGGTCGGCGGCATGGTCACGGTGCTGCTGACCGACGACCGCGCCGTGAAGCGCCTCAACGGCCTGCATCGCGGCAAGAACAAGCCGACCAACGTCCTGTCCTTCCCGGCGGAGATGCCGGGCCTGCTGGGCGACATCGCCGTGGCGCTGGGCGTCGTGCGGCGGGAGGCCCGCGCGGCCGGACGGCCGCTGCACGCGCATCTGGCGCATCTGGTGGCGCATGGCGCGCTGCACCTAGCGGGCTACGACCACCTCCATGCCGGCGAGGCCCGGCGGATGGAGCGGGCGGAGGCGCGCATCATGCGCCGCCTCGCCTTGCCCAATCCCTGGCGGGGGGTGGCCTGA
- a CDS encoding PhoH family protein, with amino-acid sequence MTSPAIALRADPQALARPLLADAGPGTRSVSLTFDDNTLLPLLLGHHDRHIARIEQKLGVRIAARGNRVTVTGGGVETEAAETVLRGLWARLRRGEGVGMSEVEAALRFAVKGAEQAEDPRLPLSDLPAIRTRKGAIAPRSPAQAGYMDMLSRQEMVFGIGPAGTGKTYLAVAQGVALLMAGRVDRIVLSRPAVEAGERLGFLPGDMKEKVDPYLRPLYDALHDMMPAEQVTRRIATGEIEVAPLAFMRGRTLAHSFAILDEAQNTTPAQMKMFLTRMGEGTRMVITGDPTQVDLPPGQSSGLVQALGVLEGVEGIGVTRFAEGDVVRHPLVGRIVAAYARFDAKDDRAGAMRASRRGKDRDGPVE; translated from the coding sequence TTGACCAGCCCCGCCATCGCCCTCCGGGCGGATCCCCAGGCCCTCGCCCGTCCCCTCCTGGCTGATGCCGGGCCGGGGACGCGGTCGGTCTCCCTGACCTTCGACGACAACACCCTGTTGCCGCTGCTGCTCGGCCACCACGACCGCCATATCGCGCGGATCGAGCAGAAGCTGGGCGTGCGCATCGCCGCGCGCGGCAACCGGGTGACGGTCACCGGCGGCGGGGTCGAGACCGAGGCCGCCGAAACCGTGCTGCGTGGCCTCTGGGCCCGATTGCGGCGTGGAGAGGGTGTGGGGATGTCGGAGGTCGAGGCAGCGCTGCGCTTCGCGGTGAAGGGCGCGGAACAGGCCGAGGACCCGCGCCTGCCGCTCTCCGACCTGCCGGCGATCCGCACGCGCAAGGGCGCCATCGCGCCGCGCTCCCCGGCCCAGGCGGGCTACATGGACATGCTGTCGCGGCAGGAGATGGTCTTCGGCATCGGCCCGGCCGGCACCGGCAAGACCTATCTCGCCGTCGCCCAGGGCGTCGCCCTGCTGATGGCGGGGCGGGTGGACCGCATCGTGCTCAGCCGCCCGGCGGTCGAGGCGGGCGAGCGGCTGGGCTTCCTGCCCGGCGACATGAAGGAGAAGGTGGACCCCTATCTCCGCCCGCTCTATGACGCGCTGCACGACATGATGCCGGCCGAGCAGGTGACGCGCCGGATCGCCACGGGCGAGATCGAGGTGGCGCCGCTGGCCTTCATGCGCGGGCGCACGCTGGCGCATTCCTTCGCCATCCTGGACGAGGCGCAGAACACCACGCCCGCGCAGATGAAGATGTTCCTCACCCGCATGGGCGAGGGCACGCGGATGGTGATCACCGGCGACCCCACCCAGGTGGACCTGCCGCCGGGCCAGAGTTCGGGGCTGGTGCAGGCGCTGGGTGTGCTGGAGGGCGTCGAGGGGATCGGCGTCACGCGTTTCGCGGAGGGCGATGTCGTGCGCCATCCGCTGGTGGGCCGGATCGTTGCGGCTTACGCACGATTCGATGCTAAGGACGACAGGGCCGGAGCCATGAGGGCAAGCCGGCGCGGAAAGGACAGGGATGGACCCGTCGAGTAG
- the miaB gene encoding tRNA (N6-isopentenyl adenosine(37)-C2)-methylthiotransferase MiaB — protein MAMSGTEAALTQAGQAPAAPRKKLLIRTWGCQMNVYDSARMADVLAPLGYAPTEVVEEADMVVLNTCHIRERASEKVFSDLGRLRDTKRERAAGGKETIIAVAGCVAQAEGAEITARAPWVDIVLGPQTYHRLPEMVARASRAAGQVIETDFPAEDKFDHLPEAAMPQGPIAFLTVQEGCDKFCSFCVVPYTRGAEFSRPAGAILAEARRLVAQGSREIALLGQNVNAYHGEGPDGRTWTLGRLIRALAEIPGLARLRYATSHPRDMDDDLIAAHGEVPALMPFLHLPVQSGSDRILRAMNRGHDAALFRGIVEKLRRARPDIALSSDFIVGHPGETERDFADTMALVRETGFALAYSFKYSARPGTPAANMHGQVPEAEKDARLQALQALLRAQQQDFNAGCVGREVEVLVTGPGRHPGQLAARSPWLQPVHFSAPAGLIGGTVRVRLDTAHPNSLSATLLDQVHPASEHATA, from the coding sequence ATGGCGATGTCCGGAACCGAAGCCGCCCTGACGCAGGCAGGGCAGGCTCCCGCTGCTCCCCGCAAGAAGCTGCTGATCCGCACCTGGGGCTGCCAGATGAACGTCTATGACAGCGCCCGCATGGCGGATGTCCTGGCGCCGCTCGGCTATGCCCCGACCGAGGTGGTGGAGGAGGCCGACATGGTCGTCCTCAACACCTGCCATATCCGCGAGCGTGCCTCGGAGAAGGTCTTCTCCGACCTCGGCCGCCTGCGCGACACCAAGCGGGAGCGCGCGGCCGGCGGCAAGGAAACGATCATCGCCGTCGCCGGCTGCGTCGCCCAGGCCGAGGGCGCCGAGATCACCGCCCGTGCCCCCTGGGTGGACATCGTGCTGGGGCCGCAGACCTATCACCGCCTGCCGGAAATGGTGGCCCGCGCCAGCCGCGCCGCCGGCCAGGTGATCGAGACCGACTTCCCGGCCGAGGACAAGTTCGATCACCTGCCCGAGGCCGCCATGCCGCAGGGCCCCATCGCCTTCCTCACGGTGCAGGAGGGCTGCGACAAGTTCTGCTCCTTCTGCGTCGTGCCCTATACCCGCGGCGCCGAGTTCTCCCGCCCCGCCGGCGCCATCCTGGCCGAGGCGCGGCGCCTCGTGGCTCAGGGGTCGCGCGAGATCGCGCTGCTCGGGCAGAACGTGAACGCCTATCACGGCGAGGGGCCGGACGGGCGGACATGGACGCTGGGCCGGCTGATCCGCGCGCTGGCGGAGATCCCCGGCCTCGCCCGCCTGCGCTACGCCACCAGCCACCCGCGCGACATGGACGACGACCTGATCGCCGCCCATGGCGAGGTGCCGGCGCTGATGCCCTTCCTGCACCTGCCGGTGCAGTCGGGCTCCGACCGTATCCTGCGCGCCATGAACCGGGGCCATGACGCCGCCCTGTTCCGCGGCATCGTGGAGAAGCTGCGCCGGGCGCGGCCGGACATCGCCCTGTCCTCCGACTTCATCGTGGGCCATCCGGGCGAGACGGAGCGGGACTTCGCCGACACCATGGCGCTGGTGCGCGAGACCGGCTTCGCGCTCGCCTATTCCTTCAAGTACTCGGCCCGCCCCGGCACCCCGGCAGCCAACATGCACGGCCAGGTGCCCGAGGCGGAGAAGGATGCCCGCCTCCAGGCGCTCCAGGCCCTGCTGCGCGCGCAGCAGCAGGATTTCAACGCCGGCTGCGTCGGGCGGGAGGTCGAGGTGCTGGTCACCGGCCCCGGCCGCCATCCCGGACAGCTCGCGGCCCGCTCCCCCTGGCTGCAGCCGGTTCATTTTTCCGCCCCCGCAGGGCTGATAGGCGGGACGGTGAGGGTGCGCCTGGACACGGCACACCCCAATTCTCTGTCAGCCACCCTTCTGGACCAAGTTCACCCGGCATCGGAGCACGCCACCGCTTGA
- a CDS encoding lysophospholipid acyltransferase family protein, whose translation MGPRPLGGRLRAVRRLSCLLLWMLCCMPVQAVLLALPGRGKIRFARLFWRNACRLFGLEVRVLGVAPAGPRALYLSNHSSWLDILVLGGTLEACFVAKAEVKGWPVIGTVAKLGRTIFVSRTRARTGEEATVMREHLAQGENLLLFPEGTSNDGNRVLPFRSSFLGIADAAEWVQPVSVVYDRLGHMPLVRIDRPVFAWYGDMGIAGHAWMLARLPGARVTVLLHPPVHPSDFPNRKQLSARAERMVAEGAAALRQNRPPEPPSATPGASAGH comes from the coding sequence ATGGGGCCCAGGCCCCTGGGCGGGCGCCTGCGTGCGGTGCGGCGCCTGTCCTGCCTGCTGCTCTGGATGCTCTGCTGCATGCCGGTGCAGGCGGTGCTGCTGGCCCTGCCGGGGCGTGGCAAGATCCGCTTCGCCCGCCTCTTCTGGCGCAATGCCTGCCGGCTCTTCGGGCTGGAGGTGCGGGTGCTCGGCGTGGCACCGGCCGGCCCGCGGGCGCTCTACCTTTCCAACCACAGCTCCTGGCTGGACATCCTGGTGCTCGGCGGCACGCTGGAGGCCTGCTTCGTCGCCAAGGCCGAGGTCAAGGGCTGGCCGGTGATCGGCACGGTGGCGAAGCTGGGGCGCACGATCTTCGTCAGCCGCACCCGCGCCCGGACGGGGGAGGAGGCGACCGTGATGCGGGAGCACCTGGCCCAGGGCGAGAACCTGCTCCTCTTCCCGGAGGGCACCAGCAACGACGGCAACCGGGTGCTGCCCTTCCGCTCCTCCTTCCTCGGCATCGCCGATGCCGCCGAATGGGTGCAGCCGGTCTCGGTGGTCTATGACCGCCTGGGCCATATGCCGCTAGTGCGCATCGACCGCCCCGTCTTTGCCTGGTACGGCGACATGGGCATCGCTGGCCATGCCTGGATGCTGGCACGCCTGCCCGGTGCGCGCGTCACGGTGCTGCTGCATCCGCCCGTCCATCCCTCCGACTTCCCGAACCGCAAGCAGCTTTCCGCCAGGGCCGAGCGGATGGTGGCGGAGGGCGCGGCCGCGCTGCGGCAGAACCGGCCGCCGGAACCCCCCTCCGCCACTCCGGGCGCATCGGCTGGGCACTGA
- a CDS encoding RidA family protein: MRQEIDAGLPEPRQPFAWAIRSGGLLFTTHGPVQPDGTILQSGIREQARLALENLRRTLERAGGGLDGVVQATIYLLDAADMAPVDEVYREFFHPPYPNRASVVVAGLVAPGMRFEIQAIAALPG; the protein is encoded by the coding sequence ATGAGACAGGAGATCGACGCGGGCCTGCCGGAGCCCCGGCAGCCCTTCGCCTGGGCGATCCGCAGCGGCGGGCTGCTCTTCACCACCCATGGCCCCGTTCAGCCGGATGGCACGATCCTCCAGTCGGGAATCCGGGAGCAGGCCCGCCTCGCCCTGGAGAACCTGCGCCGGACGCTGGAACGGGCGGGGGGCGGCCTGGATGGCGTGGTGCAGGCCACCATCTACCTGCTCGACGCGGCCGACATGGCCCCGGTGGACGAGGTGTATCGCGAATTCTTCCACCCGCCCTATCCCAACCGGGCCAGTGTCGTGGTGGCCGGGCTGGTCGCGCCGGGCATGCGCTTCGAGATCCAGGCGATCGCCGCCCTTCCGGGCTGA
- a CDS encoding alpha/beta hydrolase — MTLSRTSSLFLSSARSRAELDRDYSPSLFVESLPAVIEDWARRTALAKAHHAGRLRADLAYGPHPRERIDYFRAAEPSGALLVYLHGGFWQHVSKEESGFLAPGWLEAGVDVAVMDYALAPEVTLPAIVAQARRGLSWLLTQAGTLGFDPERVVVAGHSAGAHLAAMTRLGTAVPLRGLALLSGVFELEPVRRSYVNEAVGMDEAAVAALSPARQDPARPLPLLVAVGERESVAFQEQSRLLAWNWREAGCPVEWRLLPHHTHFSLLDDAGDPSSPLGRGIAELLGLEENR, encoded by the coding sequence ATGACCCTTTCCCGGACAAGCTCGCTCTTCCTTTCCTCCGCCCGCAGCCGGGCGGAGCTGGACCGCGACTACAGCCCCAGCCTCTTCGTGGAATCCCTGCCGGCGGTGATCGAGGACTGGGCGCGGCGCACCGCCCTGGCCAAGGCCCACCATGCCGGGCGCCTGCGTGCCGACCTGGCCTATGGCCCGCACCCGCGCGAGAGGATCGACTATTTCCGCGCCGCCGAGCCGTCCGGCGCGCTGCTGGTCTATCTGCATGGCGGCTTCTGGCAGCATGTCTCGAAGGAGGAATCCGGCTTCCTCGCCCCCGGCTGGCTGGAGGCGGGCGTCGATGTGGCCGTGATGGACTATGCCCTGGCGCCGGAGGTCACGTTGCCCGCCATCGTGGCGCAGGCGCGGCGCGGCCTGTCCTGGCTGCTGACCCAGGCCGGCACCCTGGGCTTCGATCCGGAACGGGTGGTGGTGGCGGGGCATTCGGCCGGCGCGCATCTCGCCGCCATGACCCGGCTCGGCACGGCGGTGCCCCTGCGCGGCCTGGCGCTGCTGTCGGGCGTCTTCGAGCTGGAGCCGGTCCGGCGCAGCTATGTCAACGAGGCCGTGGGCATGGACGAGGCGGCGGTGGCGGCGCTCAGCCCGGCCCGCCAGGACCCCGCCCGCCCGCTGCCCCTGCTGGTCGCGGTGGGCGAGCGCGAGTCCGTCGCCTTCCAGGAGCAGAGCCGACTGCTGGCCTGGAACTGGCGCGAGGCCGGCTGCCCGGTGGAGTGGCGGCTCCTGCCGCATCACACGCATTTCAGCCTGCTGGACGATGCGGGCGATCCGTCCTCGCCCCTGGGCCGGGGCATCGCGGAACTGCTGGGCCTGGAGGAGAACCGATGA
- the kynA gene encoding tryptophan 2,3-dioxygenase codes for MSAPTNSAPTSPSADTDAEVLPSRVTEGIHTDFARSMGYGEYLRLDLLLSAQQPLSAHHDEMLFITIHHVQEVWLKLITHEMRLALDSIRRDALDPAFKALARVSRIQTQMIGAWDVLSTMTPADYLSFRGVLGKSSGFQSFQYRMLEFLLGAKDAKMMLPHRHDAAAHAALDAALRAPSLYDEAIRLLARRGFDLPRELLERDLTQPHRHNPELQAAWLRIYREAETHFDLYQLAEELVDVEDSFQQWRFRHMKTVERIIGFRQGTGGSAGVAFLRTALERSFFPELWQVRTEI; via the coding sequence ATGAGCGCCCCGACAAACAGCGCCCCGACAAGCCCTTCGGCCGACACCGATGCCGAAGTCCTTCCCAGCCGTGTCACCGAGGGCATCCACACCGATTTCGCGCGGAGCATGGGCTACGGGGAGTATCTGCGGCTCGACCTCCTGCTCTCGGCGCAGCAGCCGCTGAGCGCGCATCACGACGAGATGCTGTTCATCACCATCCATCACGTGCAGGAAGTCTGGCTGAAGCTGATCACGCACGAGATGCGCCTGGCGCTGGATTCCATCCGCCGCGACGCGCTGGACCCGGCCTTCAAGGCGCTGGCGCGGGTCTCGCGCATCCAGACGCAGATGATCGGCGCCTGGGACGTGCTCTCCACCATGACGCCGGCGGACTATCTCAGCTTCCGTGGTGTGTTGGGGAAGTCCTCGGGCTTCCAGTCCTTCCAGTACCGGATGCTGGAATTCCTGCTGGGCGCCAAGGACGCGAAGATGATGCTGCCGCACCGGCACGATGCGGCGGCCCATGCGGCGCTGGACGCGGCGCTGCGGGCACCGAGCCTTTACGACGAAGCCATCCGCCTGCTGGCCCGTCGCGGCTTCGACCTGCCCCGGGAGTTGCTGGAACGCGACCTGACGCAGCCGCACCGCCACAATCCGGAACTGCAGGCGGCCTGGCTGCGGATCTACCGCGAGGCGGAGACGCATTTCGACCTCTACCAGCTCGCCGAGGAGCTGGTGGATGTGGAGGATTCCTTCCAGCAATGGCGCTTCCGCCACATGAAGACGGTGGAGCGCATCATCGGCTTCCGCCAGGGCACCGGCGGCTCCGCCGGCGTCGCCTTCCTGCGCACCGCGCTGGAACGCTCCTTCTTCCCGGAGCTCTGGCAGGTCCGCACCGAGATCTGA
- a CDS encoding cupin domain-containing protein: MNSVSRRNIIAGTAAAAALVPAAASAQQAAQQTTQTPQPSRAPGTGGTDPGPRDMSRTRQNPDMLNPPSTDHGTLPNLRFSYADAHVRQESGGWTRQVTVRELGVSQDIAGVNMRLNAGGVRELHWHKEAEWAYMLYGSARITAIDTQGRQFVDDVGVGDLWYFPGGIPHSIQGLGDDGCEFLLVFDDGHFDEDSTFLISDWFRRVPTEVLGKNFGVPANLFGHTPSPDELYIFKADKPGPLAQDRLSGVTQVPSAEGFSHRMLAQDPIRTKSGTVRITDSSVFKASKTIAAALVEVEPGGLRELHWHPNTNEWQYYIEGQARMGVFAASGQARTFDYVAGDVGYVPFATGHYVENTGSTTLRFLEMFRSDYYADLSLNQWMALTPQQLLQSHLRLDQQVINALRRDKAPIVPA, encoded by the coding sequence ATGAATTCGGTGTCCCGCCGGAACATCATCGCCGGAACCGCCGCCGCCGCGGCCCTGGTCCCCGCCGCGGCCAGCGCCCAGCAGGCTGCCCAGCAGACCACCCAGACCCCGCAGCCCAGCCGCGCTCCGGGCACCGGCGGCACCGATCCCGGCCCGCGCGACATGTCGCGCACGCGGCAGAACCCGGACATGCTGAACCCGCCCTCCACGGATCATGGGACGTTGCCGAACCTGCGCTTCTCCTATGCCGACGCGCATGTGCGGCAGGAAAGCGGCGGCTGGACGCGACAGGTCACGGTGCGCGAGCTCGGCGTGTCGCAGGACATCGCCGGGGTGAACATGCGCCTCAATGCCGGCGGCGTGCGCGAGCTGCACTGGCACAAGGAAGCCGAGTGGGCCTACATGCTCTATGGCAGCGCCCGCATCACCGCGATCGACACGCAGGGCCGGCAGTTCGTGGACGATGTGGGCGTCGGCGACCTCTGGTACTTCCCCGGCGGCATCCCGCATTCGATCCAGGGCCTGGGCGACGATGGCTGCGAGTTCCTCCTCGTCTTCGATGACGGGCATTTCGACGAGGACAGCACCTTCCTGATCAGCGACTGGTTCCGCCGTGTGCCGACCGAGGTGCTGGGCAAGAATTTCGGCGTGCCCGCCAATCTCTTCGGCCATACGCCGAGCCCGGACGAGCTCTACATCTTCAAGGCGGACAAACCCGGGCCGCTGGCGCAGGACCGCCTGTCCGGCGTGACGCAGGTGCCCTCGGCCGAGGGCTTCAGCCACCGCATGCTGGCGCAGGACCCGATCCGCACGAAGAGCGGCACGGTGCGCATCACGGATTCCTCCGTCTTCAAGGCCTCGAAGACCATCGCCGCCGCGCTGGTGGAGGTCGAGCCGGGCGGGCTGCGCGAGCTGCACTGGCACCCGAACACCAACGAGTGGCAGTACTACATCGAAGGGCAGGCGCGCATGGGCGTCTTCGCCGCCTCCGGCCAGGCGCGCACCTTCGACTACGTGGCGGGCGATGTCGGCTACGTGCCCTTCGCCACGGGGCATTACGTCGAGAACACCGGCAGCACCACCCTGCGCTTCCTGGAGATGTTCCGCAGCGACTATTACGCCGACCTGTCGCTGAACCAATGGATGGCGCTGACGCCGCAGCAACTGCTGCAGTCGCACCTGCGCCTGGACCAGCAGGTGATCAACGCGCTGCGCCGGGACAAGGCACCGATCGTGCCGGCCTGA
- a CDS encoding cytochrome C oxidase subunit IV family protein: MTAPHGLAEAGPRSTRDILRATLPLWLALMLLLAATLGLAYVPLGRWSAAVAFGISGVKTILIGVFFMKLRDAIPLVRIAACAALLWLTFLFLLTFADLLTRAPLTQPGTLVPSMG; the protein is encoded by the coding sequence TTGACCGCGCCGCATGGCCTGGCCGAGGCCGGTCCGCGCAGCACGCGGGACATCCTGCGCGCGACCCTGCCGCTCTGGCTGGCGCTCATGCTGCTGCTCGCCGCGACCCTCGGCCTCGCCTATGTGCCGCTCGGGCGCTGGAGCGCGGCGGTGGCCTTCGGCATCTCGGGGGTGAAGACGATCCTGATCGGCGTCTTCTTCATGAAGCTGCGCGACGCGATACCGCTGGTCCGCATCGCCGCCTGCGCCGCGCTGCTGTGGCTTACCTTCCTCTTCCTGCTCACCTTCGCCGATCTGCTGACGCGCGCGCCTTTGACGCAGCCGGGCACGCTGGTGCCGTCGATGGGCTGA